In a genomic window of Mucilaginibacter sp. KACC 22063:
- a CDS encoding DUF2480 family protein translates to MEIQENFVNKVAQSGLVTLDPADFYPAGERVIYDIKENLFHGLILREKDFREFVKGHDWSQYQDKIVGITCTADAIVPAWAYMLLANRLAPYAKEVVFGDADVVEAKLFEKQIDKFDFEQYRDQRIVIKGCGDTPVPVDAYVALTSKLTPIAKSLMFGEPCSTVPIYKRKD, encoded by the coding sequence ATGGAAATTCAGGAAAATTTTGTGAATAAGGTTGCCCAAAGTGGCTTGGTTACTTTGGATCCGGCAGACTTTTATCCGGCAGGTGAGCGTGTGATCTATGATATAAAAGAGAACTTATTTCATGGATTGATACTACGCGAAAAGGATTTCCGTGAATTTGTGAAGGGGCATGATTGGTCGCAATACCAGGATAAGATAGTGGGTATAACCTGCACTGCCGATGCTATAGTGCCTGCATGGGCCTATATGCTTTTAGCTAACCGCCTGGCGCCTTATGCTAAAGAGGTTGTATTTGGCGATGCAGATGTAGTAGAAGCAAAGCTTTTTGAAAAACAGATAGATAAGTTTGACTTTGAGCAATACCGTGATCAGCGTATTGTGATCAAAGGCTGTGGCGATACACCGGTACCGGTTGATGCTTATGTAGCGCTTACCAGCAAACTTACACCTATAGCAAAAAGCCTGATGTTTGGTGAGCCATGCTCTACAGTGCCGATATATAAAAGAAAAGATTAA
- a CDS encoding glycosyltransferase family protein, which produces MKILFAIQGTGNGHISRAREIVPLLQQYGELDLLISGTQAEVALAQPVKYRYHGFSFVFGTNGGVDKWATYKIMNLPQLWRDMHNLPLAQYDLVVNDFEPVSAWACRIQKVPSVSLSHQCSFVSPKTPRPAKWNYAEWLFKYYSPTTHHIGFHFEQYDSFIHTPVIRSEIRSLQPRNDGHYTVYLPAYDDKTLVKHLSRVKDVQWQVFSKRQKNIHKEANVTILPIDNAAFNNSLSACEGLLTGGGFEGPAEALYLGKKVMMIPMKNQYEQQCNALAASKLGVPVVHQIDNKFEQHLHSWITGGKKIEVNFKDETAAIVENMVKMYARPQAILA; this is translated from the coding sequence ATGAAGATATTGTTTGCAATTCAGGGAACCGGAAACGGCCATATCAGTCGCGCACGCGAAATTGTACCCCTTTTGCAGCAATACGGCGAACTTGATCTGCTGATTAGCGGTACACAGGCCGAAGTAGCATTAGCACAACCCGTAAAGTACCGTTATCATGGTTTTAGCTTTGTGTTTGGCACAAACGGCGGAGTGGATAAATGGGCAACCTATAAGATCATGAACCTGCCGCAGCTTTGGCGCGATATGCATAACCTGCCATTAGCACAATATGATCTTGTGGTAAATGATTTTGAACCTGTAAGCGCATGGGCCTGCCGCATACAAAAAGTGCCTTCTGTATCATTAAGCCATCAATGCTCATTTGTATCACCCAAAACACCAAGGCCTGCCAAATGGAATTATGCCGAATGGCTGTTTAAGTATTATTCGCCTACTACGCACCATATCGGGTTTCATTTTGAGCAGTATGATAGTTTTATACATACACCCGTTATCCGCAGCGAAATCCGCAGCCTGCAACCCCGAAATGACGGGCATTACACGGTTTACCTGCCTGCCTATGATGATAAAACGCTTGTTAAACATTTGAGCAGGGTAAAAGATGTGCAATGGCAGGTATTCTCAAAACGCCAGAAAAATATCCATAAGGAGGCTAATGTGACAATATTGCCGATTGATAATGCAGCCTTCAATAATAGTTTATCCGCATGTGAGGGGCTGCTTACCGGCGGCGGTTTCGAAGGCCCGGCCGAAGCGCTTTACTTAGGTAAGAAGGTAATGATGATACCCATGAAAAACCAGTATGAACAGCAATGCAATGCACTTGCGGCATCAAAACTGGGTGTGCCTGTTGTGCATCAAATCGATAATAAGTTTGAGCAGCACCTGCATAGCTGGATCACCGGCGGTAAAAAGATCGAAGTAAATTTTAAGGACGAAACTGCTGCCATAGTGGAGAACATGGTAAAAATGTATGCCAGGCCACAGGCAATTTTAGCATAA
- a CDS encoding DUF6427 family protein, with amino-acid sequence MINILRTYNPLNIIWLVLLIIVMRLGYIIKAPDHVNFIFVESFTRSLVPVNYENLFSTPVNIFLAALLVFGQALLVNFMVNGYNLMGKPSFMPGALFIVASSMFTPFLVLSPPLICNFLVIWMLFRLFGLYKADNSKTIAYDLGIMVAVGSLIYLPFVYMVLVVWIGLMLFKPFDLRDFIASIFGYITVFFFLAVYYYLNDKLDRFFEIWLPLGTKFPVSIHISQYSYSVLIVVLVIFILSFFKLRQVFYKSFIHVRKSYQLLGLLFVIGGLAFYVKADFRLSHFLLCAVPASIFMAYYFLYATRRWLYEILFLILISSIIYFQFNTF; translated from the coding sequence ATGATCAATATCCTCAGAACATATAATCCCCTTAACATCATATGGTTAGTGCTGTTGATTATTGTTATGCGTTTGGGCTACATCATTAAAGCGCCAGATCATGTTAACTTTATTTTTGTCGAGTCGTTCACACGCTCGCTGGTGCCGGTAAACTACGAGAACCTTTTTTCTACACCCGTAAACATATTTTTAGCGGCGCTGCTGGTTTTTGGGCAGGCCTTGTTAGTCAACTTTATGGTAAATGGCTACAACCTGATGGGGAAGCCAAGCTTTATGCCTGGTGCGCTGTTTATTGTGGCATCCAGCATGTTTACGCCGTTTTTGGTACTAAGCCCGCCGTTAATCTGTAATTTTCTGGTGATATGGATGTTATTCAGGTTGTTCGGGCTTTACAAAGCCGATAACTCAAAAACTATCGCTTATGATTTGGGTATTATGGTAGCCGTAGGCTCGCTCATCTACCTGCCTTTTGTATACATGGTATTGGTGGTCTGGATAGGACTGATGCTTTTTAAACCGTTTGATCTTCGCGATTTTATAGCAAGCATATTTGGTTACATTACTGTTTTTTTCTTTTTGGCTGTTTATTATTATCTGAACGATAAACTTGATCGTTTTTTTGAAATATGGCTGCCGTTAGGTACAAAGTTTCCGGTAAGTATACATATCAGCCAGTACAGTTATTCGGTACTAATTGTAGTACTCGTTATATTCATACTCTCTTTTTTCAAATTAAGGCAGGTTTTCTATAAAAGCTTTATACATGTCCGTAAGTCGTACCAGCTATTAGGGTTGTTGTTTGTTATAGGCGGACTGGCATTTTACGTTAAAGCCGATTTCAGGCTAAGCCACTTTTTGCTGTGCGCAGTACCTGCCAGTATCTTCATGGCTTACTATTTTTTGTATGCTACCAGGCGCTGGCTGTACGAAATTTTGTTTTTAATCCTCATTTCCAGCATTATTTACTTCCAGTTTAACACTTTTTAA
- a CDS encoding UDP-2,3-diacylglucosamine diphosphatase: MAKREVDIVVISDVHLGTYGCHAKELLKYLKSIKPKKLVLNGDIIDIWQFSKSYWPESHMKVVRRILKFVTDGVPVYYLTGNHDEMLRKFADFNLGTFQLMNKLVLELDNKKAWIFHGDVFDVTMQHSKWLAKLGAVGYDSLIVINSMVNWFLTAIGKQKMSFSQKIKGKVKEAVKFINHFEQTAADLAVDKKYDYVICGHIHHAEIRTIKATDNPGEVLYLNSGDWVESLTALEYYQGKWEIFKYQPADFMVEHDDEDKTDAEDLDNKLDVRNLLEKFKQEAH, encoded by the coding sequence ATGGCAAAGCGCGAAGTTGATATTGTGGTAATTTCTGATGTGCATTTGGGCACATACGGCTGCCACGCAAAAGAACTCCTTAAATACCTCAAAAGCATAAAACCCAAAAAACTGGTTTTAAATGGGGATATCATCGATATCTGGCAGTTCAGTAAATCTTACTGGCCCGAAAGCCACATGAAGGTGGTGAGGCGTATTCTTAAATTTGTTACCGATGGTGTGCCGGTATATTACCTTACCGGTAACCATGATGAAATGCTGCGTAAGTTTGCCGATTTCAATCTGGGCACGTTTCAGCTCATGAACAAGCTTGTTTTAGAGCTGGATAATAAAAAAGCGTGGATCTTTCATGGCGATGTATTTGATGTTACCATGCAGCATAGTAAGTGGCTGGCCAAGTTGGGTGCGGTAGGATATGACTCTCTGATTGTGATTAACAGCATGGTTAACTGGTTTTTAACTGCGATTGGGAAACAGAAAATGAGTTTCTCGCAAAAGATCAAAGGCAAGGTAAAAGAGGCCGTTAAGTTTATTAATCACTTTGAACAGACTGCTGCCGACCTGGCAGTAGATAAAAAATACGATTACGTGATCTGCGGGCACATCCACCATGCCGAAATACGCACTATAAAAGCTACAGATAACCCGGGCGAAGTATTATACCTTAACAGCGGCGATTGGGTAGAAAGCCTTACCGCATTAGAATATTACCAGGGTAAGTGGGAAATATTCAAATATCAGCCTGCCGATTTTATGGTTGAGCATGATGATGAAGATAAAACCGACGCTGAAGACCTGGATAATAAGCTGGACGTAAGAAATCTTTTAGAGAAGTTTAAACAAGAAGCCCATTAA
- the purQ gene encoding phosphoribosylformylglycinamidine synthase subunit PurQ, giving the protein MKFGVVIFPGSNCDEDIIYVLEHILGQQVVRLWHKDHDLQGADFIVLPGGFSFGDYLRSGAIARFSPIMQEVIKFAGNGGKVMGICNGFQILVEAGLLPGALLHNKNRKFICRNVHLKAETTNSLLTSGADLQQALKIPVAHGEGNYFADEATLQRLNENEQILFRYCDEFGNVTDEANPNGSLQNIAGICNEGRNVFGMMPHPERAADTLVGNQDGLVILESIVSLANA; this is encoded by the coding sequence ATGAAGTTTGGTGTAGTCATATTTCCCGGTTCCAATTGCGACGAAGATATCATTTATGTGCTCGAGCATATTTTGGGCCAGCAGGTTGTAAGATTGTGGCACAAAGACCATGATCTGCAAGGTGCAGATTTTATTGTTTTACCAGGTGGTTTCTCCTTTGGTGATTACCTGCGTTCAGGTGCAATTGCGCGCTTTTCGCCTATCATGCAGGAAGTGATCAAATTTGCCGGTAATGGTGGTAAGGTAATGGGTATCTGCAACGGTTTCCAGATATTGGTTGAAGCCGGTTTGTTGCCAGGTGCTTTATTGCATAACAAAAACCGCAAATTTATTTGCCGTAATGTGCATTTAAAAGCAGAAACCACTAACTCGTTGCTAACATCAGGTGCAGATTTACAGCAGGCTTTAAAAATCCCTGTGGCGCACGGCGAAGGCAACTACTTTGCTGACGAAGCTACATTGCAGCGTTTAAATGAGAACGAGCAGATCCTGTTCCGCTATTGCGACGAGTTTGGCAATGTAACTGACGAAGCTAACCCTAACGGATCATTACAAAACATTGCAGGGATCTGTAACGAAGGCCGTAATGTGTTTGGCATGATGCCTCACCCTGAACGTGCAGCGGATACGCTGGTAGGTAACCAGGATGGCTTGGTTATCCTTGAATCTATCGTGTCATTGGCTAATGCCTGA
- a CDS encoding SurA N-terminal domain-containing protein has protein sequence MSFLRNRMGLIVVIVIGLALFAFVASEAVQYGRSFFAGDRTTVGEIAGEKLQYDDFNTKLDQNTKQYQQQFGGTLNSQMTSYVQNFTWNQYVSQIIFKKEVDKLGIVVGDDETNKMIHGGDPEIARNFANQQTGQLDRNQLNQFLTSLQSAPANDPMKAQWASYVATRIEAKKVEKYLNLVRNGLYVNSLEAKDDYEAKNKLANFKYVGLDYASIPDNKVTLTDADYQSYYDEHKSQFKNPEETRSFQYVAFNAAPSKEDSAEVKKQADKLAADFKASNNDSLFVQINAVDNANKAPLVYQHKGQLDPKLDSVMFTAPKGFVYGPYLSNGSYKVSKLIDERVGPDSVKARHILISPQTEGSMAKAQAKADSIKKLIAGGKSFADLAKMYSIDKGSAEKGGELGTFGRGAMVPAFEEAAFNGKKGDLLTVESQYGVHIIQVEDQKGSSKVVKVATIDRPLQASSTTQSAAFSKAQSFLSGANGNNFAAEAKKMGLEVKTANDVNGLAAALPGLDNARELVKWAFNAEKGDIADKAFTAGDVYVVPRLTEIKPKGELSLEAVKTLITPAVRNQVKAKQLAEKLQGSTIDQVAQKAGSKVVPVQNIVFANPVLPGIAQENKLIGAIFGSKPNKLSKPIDGDHGVYVYVVDSFVNPAPLTNAVREREQIGQAMLQRADNQIFDALKDKANVKDYRAKFL, from the coding sequence ATGAGTTTTTTGCGGAACCGGATGGGGCTTATCGTAGTCATCGTCATCGGTCTCGCACTTTTTGCATTTGTTGCGAGTGAAGCAGTGCAGTACGGAAGATCATTTTTTGCAGGTGACCGTACCACCGTTGGTGAAATTGCCGGAGAGAAGCTTCAGTATGACGATTTCAATACTAAACTTGATCAGAACACCAAACAGTATCAACAGCAGTTTGGTGGAACGCTGAACAGCCAGATGACCAGTTATGTTCAAAACTTTACCTGGAACCAGTACGTAAGCCAGATCATCTTCAAAAAAGAAGTTGACAAATTAGGTATTGTTGTAGGTGATGATGAAACCAACAAAATGATCCATGGCGGCGACCCTGAAATTGCCCGTAACTTTGCTAATCAGCAAACCGGCCAGTTAGACCGCAACCAGCTTAACCAGTTTTTAACTTCATTACAAAGCGCACCTGCTAATGACCCGATGAAGGCACAGTGGGCAAGCTATGTAGCTACCCGTATAGAAGCTAAAAAAGTAGAGAAATATCTTAACCTTGTACGCAACGGTTTATATGTAAACTCGCTTGAGGCAAAAGACGATTATGAAGCAAAAAACAAACTGGCAAACTTTAAATATGTTGGCCTTGACTATGCTTCTATCCCTGATAATAAGGTTACGTTAACCGATGCCGACTATCAGTCATATTATGACGAGCATAAGTCACAGTTTAAAAACCCTGAAGAAACCAGAAGCTTCCAGTATGTAGCTTTCAATGCTGCCCCTTCAAAAGAAGATAGCGCTGAAGTTAAAAAGCAGGCTGACAAATTAGCCGCTGACTTTAAAGCAAGCAATAATGATTCGCTTTTTGTACAGATCAACGCTGTTGATAATGCTAACAAAGCACCTCTTGTTTACCAGCATAAAGGCCAGCTTGATCCGAAACTTGATTCTGTAATGTTTACTGCACCTAAAGGTTTTGTTTACGGCCCATACCTGTCAAACGGAAGCTATAAGGTCTCTAAACTGATCGACGAGCGTGTTGGTCCGGATTCAGTGAAAGCACGCCATATCCTGATCAGCCCTCAAACCGAAGGATCAATGGCAAAAGCACAAGCTAAAGCTGATTCAATTAAAAAATTAATTGCTGGCGGCAAGTCATTTGCTGACCTTGCAAAAATGTATTCTATCGACAAAGGTTCTGCTGAAAAAGGTGGCGAGCTTGGTACTTTTGGCCGCGGAGCTATGGTGCCTGCATTTGAAGAAGCAGCATTCAATGGCAAAAAGGGCGACCTGTTAACTGTTGAAAGCCAGTATGGTGTTCACATCATCCAGGTAGAAGATCAAAAAGGTTCTTCAAAAGTAGTTAAAGTGGCAACCATTGATCGCCCGCTACAGGCCAGCAGCACAACACAATCTGCAGCTTTCAGCAAAGCACAAAGCTTCCTGTCGGGTGCTAACGGTAACAACTTTGCTGCTGAGGCCAAAAAAATGGGCCTTGAAGTAAAAACTGCTAACGATGTAAATGGCCTTGCTGCTGCATTGCCAGGATTAGATAACGCACGTGAATTAGTTAAATGGGCTTTCAATGCCGAAAAAGGCGACATTGCTGACAAAGCATTTACCGCTGGCGACGTTTATGTAGTTCCGCGTCTAACTGAAATTAAACCAAAAGGTGAATTATCACTTGAAGCCGTAAAAACGTTAATTACACCGGCAGTACGTAACCAGGTAAAAGCTAAACAACTTGCAGAAAAACTGCAAGGAAGCACTATTGATCAGGTTGCACAAAAAGCAGGTTCAAAAGTGGTTCCGGTACAAAACATTGTGTTTGCTAACCCGGTGTTGCCAGGCATTGCACAAGAGAACAAATTGATCGGTGCTATATTTGGTTCAAAACCTAATAAATTAAGCAAGCCAATAGATGGCGACCATGGCGTGTATGTTTACGTGGTTGACAGTTTTGTAAACCCTGCTCCATTGACTAATGCGGTTAGAGAGCGTGAACAAATTGGCCAGGCAATGTTACAGCGTGCTGATAACCAGATATTCGACGCGCTGAAAGATAAGGCGAATGTAAAAGATTACAGGGCTAAGTTCTTGTAA
- a CDS encoding DinB family protein — protein sequence MKINHQRKLLELTLDKYRHELDLIPDEMFDVTPPKGGWSLAELYSHILQADYMSLIAVEKCAHKTCEHTRKGLNLIGYYVFLTGKFPPVKTKAPASIIAKKITKEEARNFIIKVRSKLDELSAVLNAAPADYKVKHPNLGMLNAGQWIKFIRIHTAHHLKQLQNIKSQLGL from the coding sequence GTGAAGATCAATCATCAACGTAAGCTGTTAGAACTAACACTGGATAAGTACAGGCACGAGCTGGATCTTATTCCGGATGAAATGTTTGATGTTACTCCGCCCAAAGGCGGCTGGTCACTTGCCGAGCTATACTCACATATTTTGCAGGCTGATTATATGTCGCTGATAGCGGTTGAAAAATGTGCGCATAAAACATGCGAGCATACCCGTAAAGGATTAAACCTTATTGGTTATTACGTGTTTTTAACCGGCAAATTTCCACCGGTAAAAACAAAAGCGCCCGCCAGTATTATTGCCAAAAAAATCACCAAAGAAGAAGCCCGTAACTTTATTATTAAAGTGCGCAGCAAGTTAGATGAGTTGTCGGCTGTTTTAAACGCCGCACCTGCTGATTATAAGGTTAAGCACCCGAATTTAGGCATGCTCAATGCCGGCCAGTGGATAAAATTTATCCGTATCCATACAGCGCACCACTTAAAGCAATTGCAAAATATTAAAAGCCAGTTGGGGCTATAA
- the lptC gene encoding LPS export ABC transporter periplasmic protein LptC: MKKIQEISAKEVSSPVERSLGVEVLYSDSAKVKAKLITPLMLHYKVSKPYMEMPKGVKIIFYDVNLNVTSTITSDYAIYQEGDKKVELDKNVVAVNEKGDVFKSEQLKWDQATRKVVSDKPVTITTKDGTVINGSSLVTNEKFSPWDIPQTTGTFHVNQNISQ; the protein is encoded by the coding sequence ATGAAAAAGATTCAGGAAATTTCCGCAAAAGAAGTAAGCAGCCCGGTTGAACGTTCATTAGGAGTAGAGGTGCTTTACAGCGATTCTGCCAAGGTGAAGGCAAAACTCATTACACCTTTAATGCTGCATTACAAAGTGTCAAAGCCTTATATGGAAATGCCTAAAGGTGTTAAGATCATTTTTTATGATGTAAACCTGAATGTAACCAGTACAATTACATCAGATTATGCTATTTACCAGGAAGGCGATAAAAAAGTTGAACTGGATAAAAATGTGGTAGCTGTAAATGAAAAAGGCGATGTTTTTAAATCAGAGCAATTGAAATGGGATCAGGCAACCCGTAAGGTAGTATCAGATAAACCTGTTACTATTACTACAAAAGATGGTACGGTGATTAATGGTTCGTCGCTCGTAACTAACGAAAAATTCAGCCCCTGGGATATTCCGCAAACCACAGGAACCTTTCACGTAAACCAAAACATTTCCCAATAA
- a CDS encoding type III pantothenate kinase — protein MPNLVIDIGNTQAKLAVFDGEQLLRFEQAVNVTDAMADELISQYNVDKVIVSSVRKDEELNLGHIDSKKIYRFNRHMVKNINNHYRTPDTLGIDRLAAVAGAAACYAGQNSLIIDAGTCITYDGIDTNNNYYGGSISPGLRMRFKAMHDYTAGLPMIEPVVEFDKTFGDDTASAMRSGVQNGIKYEVTGFVQQYFANSPSLNVLLTGGDANFLDTVLKSSIFAPYIKIEPYLVLKGLNAVIQQHND, from the coding sequence ATGCCGAACCTGGTCATTGATATTGGTAACACCCAGGCCAAGCTTGCTGTATTTGATGGTGAGCAGTTGTTAAGATTTGAACAGGCTGTTAATGTTACTGATGCCATGGCGGATGAACTGATAAGCCAGTACAATGTAGATAAGGTGATTGTTTCATCTGTAAGAAAAGATGAAGAACTTAACCTTGGCCATATTGATAGTAAAAAGATTTATCGCTTTAACCGGCACATGGTAAAAAATATCAATAACCATTACCGCACTCCGGATACATTAGGTATAGACAGGCTTGCGGCAGTGGCCGGTGCGGCTGCCTGTTACGCCGGGCAAAACAGCCTGATCATAGATGCCGGTACCTGCATAACTTATGACGGTATTGATACGAACAACAATTATTACGGCGGCAGTATATCGCCGGGCTTGCGCATGCGGTTTAAGGCAATGCATGATTACACAGCCGGTTTACCGATGATTGAACCAGTGGTTGAGTTTGATAAAACATTTGGTGATGATACCGCCTCGGCCATGCGCTCGGGCGTTCAAAACGGAATAAAATATGAGGTAACAGGCTTTGTACAGCAATACTTTGCCAATAGCCCATCCCTTAACGTGTTATTAACTGGCGGCGATGCTAATTTTTTGGATACTGTGCTGAAAAGTAGCATCTTTGCGCCCTATATTAAAATTGAGCCATACCTTGTTTTAAAAGGTTTGAACGCAGTGATACAACAGCATAATGATTAA
- a CDS encoding DUF3108 domain-containing protein has translation MRRTLIIFSVLVAVGLYAFKQQLPLPDKVEDTVFKSGEELNYRLKYGLFTAAEAHLRVEDSEVKFDGRPAYHIIADGSTAGTFDVFYKVRNRYETYIDKSTLLPYLYTENRHEGSWHHTDKVVFNREADKITANKGSFPLKGKVFDFPSAYYFARNLDVSKLKVGDTFDMQYFLDDGTQTLSITYIGKEKVSCPLGKFNCLKFNPTIIPGRIFRKNSKLYLWITDDKNRIPVRAHVEVVVGSLTMELTNAKNLKFPMTAQTK, from the coding sequence ATGAGAAGAACCCTGATAATTTTTAGCGTATTGGTAGCCGTTGGATTATATGCTTTTAAGCAACAACTGCCATTACCAGACAAAGTTGAAGATACTGTATTTAAATCTGGTGAAGAACTGAATTATCGCCTTAAGTACGGCTTATTTACCGCAGCAGAAGCGCATTTAAGGGTTGAAGACAGTGAGGTGAAGTTTGATGGCCGCCCGGCTTATCATATTATTGCTGATGGCAGTACTGCCGGCACTTTCGATGTGTTTTATAAGGTGCGGAACCGGTACGAAACTTATATTGACAAAAGCACTTTGTTGCCCTATTTATATACCGAAAATCGGCATGAAGGTAGCTGGCACCACACGGATAAGGTTGTTTTTAACAGGGAGGCAGATAAGATAACGGCTAACAAAGGTTCCTTCCCGTTGAAAGGAAAAGTGTTTGATTTCCCGTCTGCGTATTATTTTGCACGTAACCTTGATGTATCGAAACTAAAGGTTGGCGATACGTTTGATATGCAGTATTTTTTGGATGACGGCACCCAAACGCTTAGCATTACTTACATAGGCAAAGAAAAGGTAAGCTGCCCGCTTGGGAAGTTTAATTGCCTGAAATTTAATCCTACCATTATCCCGGGCCGCATATTCAGAAAGAACAGTAAATTGTATCTTTGGATCACCGATGACAAAAACCGCATACCTGTTAGGGCTCATGTGGAAGTTGTTGTCGGCAGTTTAACAATGGAACTTACCAATGCTAAAAATTTGAAGTTCCCGATGACCGCACAGACAAAATAA